A single region of the Microlunatus panaciterrae genome encodes:
- the mnmA gene encoding tRNA 2-thiouridine(34) synthase MnmA codes for MKVLAAMSGGVDSAVAAARAVEAGHEVTGVHLALSKNPQSFRSGARGCCSKEDAHDARRAADVLGIPFYVWDLSDRFAEDVVDDFVAEYAAGRTPNPCLRCNEKIKFAAVLDRGVALGFDAVCTGHYARLVRTDAGVAMHRSTDPDKDQSYVLAVLNQDQLARSYFPLGGSLKSQVRAEAERRGLSVADKPDSHDICFIADGDTAGFLDRHLGARPGDIVDTSGALVGQHNGSHQFTIGQRRGLRLGVPADDGKPRYVLDISPVTNTVTVGPHEALLVSRISGIRPSWTQQPLTGDWSGQVQVRAHGSSLAADVRIRPDELQVTLAEPTAGIAPGQAVVLYDGDRVVGSATIAAARP; via the coding sequence ATGAAGGTTCTTGCCGCCATGTCCGGCGGGGTCGACTCGGCCGTCGCGGCGGCCCGTGCCGTGGAGGCCGGCCATGAGGTGACGGGCGTGCACCTGGCGTTGTCGAAGAACCCGCAGTCGTTCCGCAGCGGCGCCCGTGGCTGCTGCTCCAAGGAGGACGCGCACGACGCTCGCCGGGCCGCCGACGTCCTCGGCATCCCGTTCTATGTCTGGGACCTCTCGGACCGGTTCGCCGAGGATGTGGTGGACGACTTCGTCGCCGAGTACGCCGCCGGCCGTACACCCAACCCCTGCCTGCGCTGCAACGAGAAGATCAAGTTCGCCGCTGTGCTCGACCGGGGCGTGGCTCTCGGCTTCGATGCCGTCTGCACCGGGCACTACGCCCGTCTGGTGCGAACCGATGCGGGGGTGGCGATGCATCGTTCCACCGACCCGGACAAGGACCAGTCTTACGTGCTGGCGGTGCTCAACCAGGATCAGCTGGCTCGCTCCTACTTTCCCCTCGGCGGCTCGCTGAAGAGTCAGGTCAGGGCCGAGGCTGAACGGCGCGGGCTGTCCGTCGCCGACAAGCCGGACAGCCATGACATCTGCTTCATCGCCGACGGTGACACCGCCGGTTTCCTCGATCGGCACCTCGGTGCGAGGCCGGGTGACATCGTCGACACCAGCGGTGCCCTGGTGGGCCAGCACAACGGGAGTCACCAGTTCACGATCGGTCAGCGTCGAGGACTGCGGCTCGGGGTTCCAGCCGATGACGGCAAGCCACGTTATGTGCTGGACATCTCGCCGGTCACCAACACGGTCACTGTCGGACCGCACGAGGCGCTGCTGGTCAGCCGGATCAGCGGGATCCGGCCCAGCTGGACCCAGCAGCCGCTGACCGGCGACTGGTCGGGTCAGGTCCAGGTGCGTGCGCACGGTTCCAGCCTGGCCGCGGATGTCCGGATCCGTCCCGATGAGCTACAGGTGACGCTGGCCGAGCCGACCGCTGGCATCGCCCCTGGGCAGGCGGTGGTCCTCTATGACGGGGACCGGGTCGTCGGCAGTGCCACCATTGCGGCAGCCCGGCCGTGA
- a CDS encoding aminotransferase class V-fold PLP-dependent enzyme, with the protein MTRTYLDHAATTPMVPAAVEAMTAQLGQAGNASSLHGSGRAARRVVEESREEIAALVGARPTEVIFTSGGTESDNLAVKGAFWAGRERGRSRLIASAVEHHAVLDPLDWLERTQQATVDLVGVDGDGRVDLAALTQSLAAADDAALVSVMWANNEVGVVQPVVEIAERARERGVVSHSDAVQAVGQLEVDFADSGLDLLTLTAHKLGGPYGIGALLARRELTLTPVLHGGGQERELRSGTLDVPAVAAFAAAIRTAVGDRPAARTRLRGLRDRLVEGILATVPGAIENGPAAVDQRLPGIANLCFDGCEADSLLLLLDAAGIDCSAGSACSAGVSQPSHVLLAMGRTGREARSALRFSLGHSSTAADVQAVLAVLPEVVQRARRAGSMTG; encoded by the coding sequence GTGACCCGGACCTACCTCGACCATGCGGCGACGACGCCGATGGTGCCGGCCGCGGTTGAGGCGATGACCGCTCAGCTCGGCCAAGCCGGCAACGCCTCCTCGCTGCACGGGTCGGGCCGCGCGGCGCGCCGAGTGGTGGAGGAATCGCGCGAGGAGATCGCCGCCCTGGTCGGCGCCCGGCCCACCGAGGTCATCTTCACCTCCGGCGGGACCGAGTCCGACAACCTCGCCGTCAAGGGTGCCTTCTGGGCCGGCCGGGAGCGAGGCAGGTCGCGGCTGATCGCCAGCGCCGTCGAACACCACGCCGTCCTGGACCCGCTCGACTGGCTGGAGCGGACCCAGCAGGCCACCGTTGATCTGGTGGGCGTCGACGGGGACGGCCGGGTCGACCTGGCCGCCCTGACACAGTCGCTGGCGGCCGCCGACGATGCAGCGCTGGTGTCGGTGATGTGGGCGAACAACGAGGTCGGCGTGGTCCAGCCGGTCGTCGAGATCGCCGAGCGGGCCCGCGAGCGGGGCGTCGTCTCGCATTCAGACGCTGTACAGGCGGTCGGGCAGCTCGAGGTCGACTTCGCCGACTCCGGCCTCGACCTGCTCACCCTTACCGCACACAAGCTCGGCGGTCCGTACGGCATCGGTGCGCTGCTGGCCCGTCGAGAGCTCACTCTGACCCCTGTACTGCACGGTGGCGGCCAGGAGCGCGAGCTCCGGTCCGGGACCCTGGACGTGCCTGCGGTGGCGGCGTTCGCGGCGGCGATCCGGACCGCGGTCGGTGACCGCCCGGCCGCGCGAACCCGGCTCCGTGGGCTCCGCGACCGGCTGGTCGAGGGCATCCTGGCCACCGTGCCCGGTGCCATCGAGAACGGTCCCGCCGCCGTCGACCAGCGGCTGCCCGGCATCGCCAACCTGTGCTTTGACGGCTGCGAGGCCGACTCACTGCTGCTGCTGTTGGACGCGGCCGGCATCGACTGCTCCGCCGGGTCCGCCTGCTCAGCCGGGGTCTCGCAGCCGAGCCATGTGCTGCTGGCGATGGGCCGCACCGGGCGCGAGGCCAGATCCGCGCTGCGGTTCTCGCTGGGGCACAGCTCAACCGCGGCGGACGTGCAGGCCGTGCTGGCGGTGCTGCCCGAGGTGGTGCAGCGAGCCCGACGAGCCGGGTCGATGACGGGATAG
- a CDS encoding electron transfer flavoprotein subunit alpha/FixB family protein, with the protein MSPVVVVVEHLDGQVAKPTLELLTLARRVGDPVAVVFGAGADALAPGLGQYGAAQVLSVTDPALDDFLVAPKAEALAQICARLQPAAVLFTSTLEGKEIAARLAVKLGSGLITDATDLAATDGVVTTTQSVFAGNWTVRATVSTGAPVVTVKANATAPEPAPVEATVEQVEVSISDAAKTARIVSSEPKKESGRPELTEAAIVVSGGRGTGGDFSEVEGLADALGAAVGASRAAVDSGWYPHSYQVGQTGKTVSPQLYVAAGISGAIQHRAGMQTSKAIVAVNKDPEAPIFALADLGVVGDLHTVLPAVTAEVQARKG; encoded by the coding sequence ATGTCACCTGTTGTTGTCGTCGTCGAGCACCTGGACGGTCAGGTCGCCAAGCCCACCCTCGAGCTGCTCACCCTGGCCCGTCGGGTCGGCGATCCGGTGGCGGTCGTGTTCGGCGCCGGTGCGGACGCCCTCGCTCCGGGCCTGGGCCAGTACGGTGCGGCCCAGGTGCTGTCGGTGACCGACCCCGCCCTGGACGACTTCCTGGTCGCACCCAAGGCCGAGGCGCTGGCCCAGATCTGCGCCCGGCTGCAGCCTGCTGCCGTGCTGTTCACCTCCACCCTGGAGGGCAAGGAGATCGCCGCCAGGCTGGCGGTCAAGCTGGGCTCCGGCCTGATCACCGACGCCACCGACCTCGCCGCCACTGACGGAGTGGTGACCACGACCCAGTCGGTCTTCGCCGGCAACTGGACCGTACGCGCCACTGTCAGCACCGGAGCACCCGTCGTCACCGTGAAGGCCAACGCCACCGCCCCCGAGCCGGCCCCGGTCGAAGCCACTGTCGAGCAGGTCGAGGTGAGCATCTCGGACGCGGCCAAGACCGCCAGGATCGTCTCCTCAGAGCCGAAGAAGGAGAGCGGTCGACCGGAGCTGACCGAGGCGGCCATCGTGGTCTCCGGAGGGCGGGGGACCGGTGGTGACTTCAGCGAGGTCGAGGGTCTCGCGGACGCGCTGGGCGCGGCCGTGGGTGCCTCCCGTGCGGCGGTCGACTCCGGCTGGTACCCGCATTCGTACCAGGTCGGGCAGACCGGCAAGACGGTCTCACCGCAGCTGTACGTGGCCGCCGGCATATCCGGCGCCATCCAGCACCGCGCCGGGATGCAGACCTCGAAGGCCATCGTTGCGGTCAACAAGGACCCCGAGGCGCCGATCTTCGCCCTGGCCGATCTCGGTGTCGTCGGTGACCTGCACACCGTGCTGCCGGCGGTCACCGCCGAAGTCCAGGCGCGCAAGGGCTGA
- a CDS encoding electron transfer flavoprotein subunit beta/FixA family protein encodes MKIVVLVKHVPDATGERGFAADGTVDRAASDGLLSELDEYAVEQALQIAEASDDVEVVALTLGGDEAADAIKRALQMGVGAGIHINDEAVHGSDALATSAILAAAVTKAAPDLVICGMASTDGSMGVVPAMLAERLGWPAVTFGSSVTVSADTVTIRRDGDTASQTIEAKLPAVVSVTDQSGEARYPSMKGILAAKKKPVEHWTLADLGVDAGSVGLAAAWTRVLETSPRPPKEAGRVVTDEGGSGAKALVDFLSAGKYI; translated from the coding sequence ATGAAGATCGTCGTCCTTGTCAAGCACGTCCCGGACGCGACCGGTGAGCGTGGCTTCGCCGCCGACGGCACGGTGGACCGGGCCGCCAGCGACGGTCTGTTGTCCGAGCTGGACGAGTACGCGGTGGAACAGGCGCTGCAGATCGCCGAGGCCAGCGACGATGTCGAGGTCGTCGCGCTGACTCTCGGCGGCGACGAGGCGGCCGACGCCATCAAACGCGCGCTGCAGATGGGTGTCGGTGCCGGCATCCACATCAACGACGAGGCCGTGCACGGCTCCGACGCCCTGGCCACCAGCGCCATCCTGGCCGCGGCGGTCACCAAGGCCGCACCCGATCTGGTCATCTGTGGGATGGCGTCCACCGACGGCTCGATGGGCGTGGTGCCGGCGATGCTGGCCGAGCGGCTGGGCTGGCCCGCCGTGACCTTCGGCTCCAGCGTGACGGTGTCCGCCGATACCGTCACCATCCGCCGTGACGGTGACACCGCCAGCCAGACGATCGAGGCGAAGCTGCCAGCGGTGGTCAGCGTGACCGACCAGTCCGGCGAGGCCCGCTACCCGTCCATGAAGGGGATCCTGGCGGCGAAGAAGAAGCCGGTCGAGCACTGGACCCTGGCCGACCTGGGGGTCGACGCCGGGTCCGTCGGCCTGGCGGCTGCCTGGACCAGGGTGCTCGAGACGTCTCCGCGACCACCCAAGGAGGCGGGCCGGGTGGTCACTGACGAGGGGGGCTCCGGAGCCAAGGCGCTGGTCGACTTCCTGTCCGCCGGCAAGTACATCTGA
- a CDS encoding acyltransferase, whose protein sequence is MVRHRFYTPAHLRAALRFTIARLRHPEVEFEGFVFLGRQVELTVRAGYGRLVIGAWTHLADRVKLRAHEGTVRIGSKCVLGYDLTLNAYLDVEVGDATIIGDHVYICDFDHRTEDVHRPIKDQGLVKSPVRIGADCWLGSRVTVLRGTDLGDGSVVAAHGVVRGSIPARSICAGVPAVVVANRDGRYADQAALRAYVKGLGDHAAEQVRRLQRGEG, encoded by the coding sequence GTGGTCCGACACCGGTTCTACACGCCGGCGCACCTGCGAGCCGCGCTGCGGTTCACGATCGCCCGACTGCGTCACCCCGAGGTCGAGTTCGAGGGCTTCGTCTTCCTCGGCCGGCAGGTCGAGCTCACCGTTCGAGCGGGCTATGGCCGGCTGGTGATCGGAGCCTGGACCCATCTGGCGGACCGGGTGAAGCTGCGGGCCCATGAGGGAACGGTGCGGATCGGCAGCAAGTGCGTACTGGGCTACGACCTGACCCTGAACGCCTACCTCGATGTCGAGGTGGGCGATGCGACGATCATCGGCGACCACGTCTACATCTGCGACTTCGACCATCGGACCGAGGACGTGCACAGGCCGATCAAGGACCAGGGCCTGGTCAAGTCACCGGTGCGGATCGGTGCGGACTGCTGGCTCGGATCACGGGTCACGGTGCTGCGTGGCACGGACCTGGGGGACGGCTCGGTCGTCGCGGCGCATGGCGTCGTCCGAGGGAGCATCCCGGCCCGGTCCATCTGCGCCGGGGTACCGGCCGTCGTGGTGGCCAACCGGGACGGGCGTTACGCCGACCAGGCCGCCCTGCGCGCCTACGTCAAGGGGCTCGGTGACCACGCCGCAGAGCAGGTGCGCCGGCTGCAGCGGGGCGAGGGATGA
- a CDS encoding class I SAM-dependent methyltransferase, translated as MAADRPPATPEQVEAAWSDNKLAQVLYHDWEAASYDDKWSISYDERCIAYARDRFTAIAGNSGWPYPTALEVGAGTGFFTLNLMQAGVIATACVTDISEGMVRAAERNAAGLGLQVEGRVADAETLGYADDTFDLVVGHAVIHHLPDVELAFSEIRRVLKPGGRVVICGEPTRWGDFVARRLSRATWFVTTHLTRLRPLRGWSRPKAELDESSRAAALEAVVDLHTFDPDTLARTVRRAGLVEVSTVTEELTAAWVGWPIRTFEAAVPEEKLTWGWRMFAYRTWLRLSAVDRVLARIVPDELFYNVSVTGIKPVR; from the coding sequence TTGGCCGCTGACCGTCCGCCGGCAACCCCGGAGCAGGTGGAGGCAGCCTGGTCGGACAACAAGCTGGCCCAGGTGCTCTATCACGACTGGGAGGCAGCCAGCTATGACGACAAGTGGTCGATCTCGTACGACGAACGCTGCATCGCCTACGCCCGCGACCGGTTCACTGCGATCGCCGGCAACAGCGGCTGGCCGTACCCGACCGCGCTCGAGGTGGGCGCCGGCACCGGCTTCTTCACCCTGAACCTGATGCAGGCCGGTGTCATCGCCACGGCCTGCGTCACCGACATCTCTGAAGGCATGGTCAGGGCTGCCGAGCGCAACGCAGCCGGGCTCGGCCTGCAGGTCGAGGGCCGGGTCGCCGACGCCGAGACGCTGGGGTACGCCGACGACACCTTCGACCTTGTGGTGGGGCACGCGGTGATCCACCACCTCCCCGATGTCGAGCTGGCGTTCTCCGAGATCCGCCGGGTGCTGAAGCCCGGCGGCCGGGTGGTCATCTGTGGTGAGCCCACCCGCTGGGGCGACTTCGTCGCCCGTCGGCTGTCCCGGGCCACCTGGTTCGTGACCACCCACCTCACCCGGCTGCGGCCGCTGCGCGGCTGGTCACGGCCCAAGGCCGAGCTGGACGAGTCGTCCCGCGCTGCCGCGCTCGAGGCGGTGGTCGATCTGCACACCTTCGACCCCGACACCCTGGCCAGGACGGTGCGTCGGGCCGGTCTGGTCGAGGTCAGTACGGTCACCGAGGAGCTGACCGCGGCCTGGGTCGGCTGGCCGATCCGCACCTTCGAGGCGGCCGTGCCCGAGGAGAAGCTGACCTGGGGCTGGCGGATGTTCGCCTACCGGACCTGGCTCCGGCTGAGCGCTGTCGACCGGGTGCTGGCCCGGATCGTCCCGGACGAGCTCTTCTACAACGTCTCGGTCACCGGCATCAAGCCGGTGCGCTGA
- a CDS encoding enoyl-CoA hydratase/isomerase family protein, giving the protein MTAVRESSDVVRLDVVEGVGTIRIDRPKMNALNQEVQDRIGAAAAEVSDRDDISAVVITGGPQVFAAGADIKEMAGLSYPEMVAHSARLHQAFTAVARIPKPVVAAINGYALGGGCELALCADVRIAADDAILGQPEIKLGVIPGAGGTQRLTRLVGPSRAKDIIFTGRFVQAAEALAIGLVDQVVPADDVYATAVVWARQFVGGPRLALQAAKECIDRGNEVDLDTALVMERQQFAALFATEDRTIGMRSFVELGPGKAHFVGR; this is encoded by the coding sequence ATGACCGCAGTGCGAGAGTCCTCCGACGTCGTCCGGCTCGACGTCGTCGAAGGGGTGGGCACGATCAGGATCGACCGGCCGAAGATGAACGCCCTCAACCAGGAGGTGCAGGACCGGATCGGTGCGGCGGCGGCCGAGGTCTCGGACCGCGACGACATCTCCGCTGTGGTGATCACCGGTGGGCCCCAGGTGTTCGCCGCGGGCGCCGATATCAAGGAGATGGCGGGACTGTCGTATCCGGAGATGGTAGCGCACTCGGCGCGGCTGCATCAGGCGTTCACGGCGGTCGCCCGGATCCCGAAACCGGTCGTTGCGGCGATCAATGGCTACGCCCTCGGCGGCGGCTGCGAGCTGGCCCTCTGCGCCGACGTCAGGATCGCGGCCGACGATGCGATCCTCGGTCAGCCGGAGATCAAGCTGGGCGTGATCCCCGGCGCCGGCGGCACCCAACGGCTGACCAGGCTGGTCGGCCCGAGCCGGGCCAAGGACATCATCTTCACCGGCCGGTTCGTGCAGGCGGCCGAGGCGCTCGCGATCGGGCTGGTCGACCAGGTCGTCCCGGCCGATGACGTGTACGCCACGGCGGTGGTCTGGGCCCGCCAGTTCGTCGGTGGCCCCCGGCTGGCGCTGCAGGCTGCCAAGGAGTGCATCGACCGGGGCAACGAGGTCGACCTGGATACCGCCCTGGTGATGGAGCGGCAACAGTTTGCCGCCCTGTTCGCCACCGAGGACCGCACCATCGGCATGCGGTCGTTCGTGGAGCTCGGCCCCGGGAAGGCGCACTTCGTTGGCCGCTGA
- the glgX gene encoding glycogen debranching protein GlgX: protein MTNPDLPAPTDTSLLGAHVRGNGTTFGLWAPRATRVELALVAADRSQYNVDMTRSTDGVWSVHVPGVGPEQRYGFRVHGDWDPEKGKRFNPAKLLLDPYARAITGGVDYSGPILDHTAESDYLPDLTDSFRAVPLSVVVADSPAPTPIAEPRPLADTVLYELHVKGYTQLHPAVPEHLRGTYAGLAYPAVTQHLVNLGVTAVELLPVHHFVSEPFLIGRGLSNYWGYNTLGFFAPHAAYCSVGTTGDQVREFKEMVSALHEAGIEVILDVVYNHTGEGGHEGPTLAFRGIDHQGYYRLTDDLRNDYDVTGCGNSVDTSMPGVLRMVVDSLRYWVTEMGVDGFRFDLVTTLLRDEQHHVDQNHPFKQALREDPVLSKVKIIAEPWDMGPYGYQVGAFGNGWSEWNDRFRGFTRDFWRGNIGGVQELGQRLSGSPDIFDHDRRPISSSVNFVTAHDGFTLRDLVTYDVKHNAANGESNRDGSDDNRSWNCGYEGETDDPEIKALRHRQTKNMMATLVLASGVPMITAGDELGRTQGGNNNAYCQDSPISWVHWDTQEEWHDLTTLTRALLTLRTDCAVFRPRKFRHGEELVDAEGDGLGRKDLAWFNGYSGEMTGDDWADGGRRTLGMYVATSDPDTEQGDAFCVWVHAGVDPVDVRLPGGFWADKYTVLAHTGNDGELPTEPVAAESTLTIPGRTVVVMRAQ, encoded by the coding sequence ATGACGAATCCCGACCTTCCGGCACCGACCGACACCTCCCTGTTAGGTGCTCACGTGCGCGGCAACGGAACAACCTTCGGCCTCTGGGCCCCCCGAGCGACCAGGGTCGAGCTGGCGCTGGTCGCGGCCGACCGCAGCCAGTACAACGTCGACATGACCCGCAGCACGGACGGGGTGTGGTCGGTCCACGTGCCCGGGGTCGGTCCCGAACAGCGTTACGGCTTCCGGGTGCATGGCGACTGGGACCCGGAGAAGGGCAAGCGGTTCAACCCCGCCAAGCTCCTGCTCGACCCGTACGCACGTGCGATCACCGGCGGTGTCGACTACTCCGGCCCGATCCTGGACCACACGGCCGAGTCCGACTACCTGCCTGACCTGACCGACTCCTTCAGGGCCGTCCCGCTCAGCGTGGTGGTGGCCGACTCACCCGCCCCCACCCCGATCGCGGAACCACGGCCGCTGGCCGACACGGTCCTGTACGAGCTGCATGTCAAGGGCTACACCCAGCTGCACCCGGCCGTGCCAGAGCATCTGCGTGGGACCTACGCGGGTCTCGCCTACCCGGCGGTGACCCAGCACCTGGTCAACCTCGGCGTCACCGCCGTGGAGCTGCTGCCGGTGCACCACTTCGTCTCCGAGCCGTTCCTGATCGGTCGCGGACTGTCGAACTACTGGGGCTACAACACGCTCGGCTTCTTCGCCCCGCATGCCGCGTACTGCTCGGTCGGCACCACGGGCGACCAGGTCCGCGAGTTCAAGGAGATGGTCAGCGCGCTGCACGAGGCCGGCATCGAGGTGATCCTGGACGTCGTCTACAACCACACCGGCGAGGGCGGCCATGAGGGACCGACGCTGGCCTTCCGAGGCATCGACCACCAGGGCTACTACCGGTTGACCGACGACCTGCGCAACGACTATGACGTCACCGGCTGCGGCAACTCCGTCGACACCTCGATGCCCGGGGTGCTGCGGATGGTGGTGGACTCGCTGCGCTACTGGGTGACCGAGATGGGCGTGGACGGCTTCCGCTTCGACCTGGTCACCACTCTGCTCCGCGACGAGCAGCACCACGTCGACCAGAACCATCCGTTCAAGCAGGCCCTGCGTGAGGACCCGGTGCTGAGCAAGGTCAAGATCATCGCCGAGCCGTGGGACATGGGACCCTACGGCTACCAGGTCGGCGCGTTCGGCAACGGCTGGAGCGAGTGGAACGACCGTTTCCGCGGCTTTACCCGCGACTTCTGGCGCGGGAACATCGGCGGTGTCCAGGAGCTCGGTCAACGACTGTCGGGGTCACCGGACATCTTCGACCACGATCGGCGGCCGATCTCCTCCTCGGTCAACTTCGTCACCGCCCACGACGGCTTCACGCTGCGTGACCTGGTCACCTACGACGTGAAGCACAACGCGGCGAACGGAGAGTCCAACCGGGACGGCTCGGATGACAACAGGTCCTGGAACTGCGGCTACGAGGGTGAGACAGACGACCCGGAGATCAAGGCGCTGCGGCACCGGCAGACCAAGAACATGATGGCGACCCTGGTCCTGGCCTCCGGGGTTCCGATGATCACCGCGGGCGATGAGCTCGGCCGGACCCAGGGCGGCAACAACAATGCGTACTGTCAGGACTCCCCCATCTCCTGGGTGCACTGGGACACCCAGGAGGAGTGGCACGACCTGACCACGCTGACCCGGGCGCTGCTGACGCTGCGAACGGACTGCGCCGTCTTCCGGCCGCGGAAGTTCCGCCACGGCGAGGAGCTCGTCGACGCCGAGGGCGACGGACTGGGGCGGAAGGACTTGGCCTGGTTCAACGGCTACAGCGGTGAGATGACCGGTGACGACTGGGCCGACGGCGGCCGTCGCACGCTCGGCATGTACGTCGCCACCAGTGACCCCGACACCGAACAGGGCGATGCCTTCTGCGTCTGGGTGCATGCCGGCGTCGACCCGGTGGACGTCCGGCTGCCGGGCGGTTTCTGGGCCGACAAGTACACCGTGCTGGCGCACACCGGCAACGACGGCGAACTGCCGACCGAGCCGGTGGCAGCCGAGTCGACGCTGACCATTCCCGGCCGGACCGTTGTCGTGATGCGGGCCCAGTAG
- a CDS encoding alpha/beta hydrolase fold domain-containing protein, which yields MHWRTRLFTRLSRMLPHPSEPTDRYLTWMRYEPPLVLSRILSGPIGRRLRITERPVPVTGGAVTVRIYQPWPREPHSQLPLVINFHGGGFVFGNLSQTDWLCCRVADRARAVVVSVAYRMAPEHPAPGPFQDAWDSTRWLIEHAAALGADPADVSVMGASAGGNLAALVALAHRDACRQDPQLQPLRHQILLYPATDLTLGSPSVAEFAAGPIVTRPVLEWYGQHYLPQGRPDSIGYDDPRVSPLHHPDHTDVAPALIMVAGLDGLRDDGIRYGDILTAAGVETRVINFADAIHGFASMPLFSPSARDALDEIVTLIRTP from the coding sequence GTGCACTGGCGGACCAGGCTGTTCACCCGGCTGTCCAGGATGCTGCCCCACCCGTCGGAGCCGACGGACCGCTACCTGACCTGGATGCGGTACGAGCCACCGCTGGTGCTGTCCAGGATCCTGTCCGGGCCGATCGGCCGCAGGCTGCGGATCACCGAGCGTCCGGTGCCCGTCACCGGCGGTGCGGTGACCGTACGCATCTATCAGCCGTGGCCGCGGGAGCCGCACTCGCAGCTGCCGCTGGTGATCAACTTCCACGGTGGCGGTTTCGTCTTCGGCAACCTGTCGCAGACCGACTGGCTGTGCTGCCGGGTGGCCGATCGGGCCCGGGCGGTGGTGGTGTCGGTGGCGTACCGGATGGCCCCGGAGCATCCGGCGCCGGGACCGTTCCAGGATGCCTGGGACTCAACCCGCTGGCTGATCGAGCATGCGGCCGCGCTCGGAGCCGACCCGGCCGACGTCTCGGTGATGGGCGCCAGCGCGGGCGGCAACCTGGCCGCACTGGTGGCCTTGGCGCATCGCGACGCCTGCCGTCAGGACCCGCAGCTGCAGCCGCTCCGGCATCAGATCCTGCTCTACCCGGCCACCGACCTGACGCTCGGATCGCCCTCGGTGGCAGAGTTCGCCGCCGGGCCGATCGTCACCCGGCCGGTGCTGGAGTGGTACGGGCAGCACTATCTGCCGCAGGGTCGGCCGGACAGCATAGGCTATGACGACCCGCGGGTGAGCCCGCTGCACCATCCCGACCACACCGATGTCGCGCCGGCCCTGATCATGGTCGCCGGACTGGACGGGCTGCGCGACGACGGCATCCGCTACGGCGACATCCTGACCGCAGCCGGGGTCGAGACGCGAGTGATCAACTTCGCGGACGCGATCCACGGCTTCGCCTCGATGCCACTGTTCTCCCCGTCGGCCCGCGACGCATTGGACGAGATCGTCACGCTCATCCGTACGCCCTGA